From the Hevea brasiliensis isolate MT/VB/25A 57/8 chromosome 13, ASM3005281v1, whole genome shotgun sequence genome, the window GTTCTTCATGTTCTGAATCCAACTTTGGCGGTGTATAGCAGCCATGGAGATCCtctactatgtattcctgaaaaaTTTTAACGGTAAGTCGGTATGGATTACTAAATCAGTAAATCCAAGTCCTCAAAGGTAGTGCCATCAGAATCAAACCCAACATCGactgaaaattattaaaaaaaaaaagattctacCAGTTCAGTTGATTCCATGGATTCCTATTTATAAATGcatgtatatataaatttatagacTCCCATATATAATAGtagtttaaaaattcaaaaaaactACTTAAATCAATTCACATAATCAACTTCTCTATGGTATTAAACAAAAGACAACAGCAAGACTGAGAGATCGATTACCTTTGTTAACTCCCTCTTAGCAAGGATGTGGTAGTGTCTCTGCCAGATCTTCTGAATGGCCATGGTCGCAGCAAGGAAACCATAAGCTATGCCTAGAATGGCAAAGATAATAACAAAAACCAAAACCAAGGCAAAGCATGCCTCCATAGAAGCAGGAAAGCAATCCAGAATTCCCCATCCATAACAGCAGTTCTGGCAACCGGCCATCTGTGGATCATTACTATTGAGGGAGGAGCAATGTAGTATGAGGCCAAAAAACCCAAGCAGCACAAAGAACGCTAGTACCCCTGGTGCAATTTGTTTACACAGTATAGAAAATAATAATCAGCCAGTATCTAGCACTCAACAGGACAGGAGGGGTATGAAAGCAAGTGAtatctttttcaattttttttatattttttataatatatgtaAAAAGATGCAATAAAGTAAACACCATGCTACCACAAACAAATAGACACAACAATCAAATTAAATCCTATATCAACAACTATAAGCGATTATTTATGGTAAACCAGGAAGTCTGGAAATGGTTCAAGCGTATGCAGTTGCAAATCCACTAGAAACaaaaattgctaaaaataaaTAGTTTCAAAGAAGAATCCTGAATTTAGGAGACTTTTATAAAAGGTGTCAGATACAACTTTAGaagtagaaaaagaaaaaaaaagatcaGTTAACAGAATGTATATGTCAAGGAACATACATACAAGGGGACAAATATTACAGAAAAGTACAAGGTAGGAATTTAATGTGGAAACAAAATGAGAAGAGGGACAACGTTAACTTCCATAACTCAAGTAATGCCGGAAAGAAGAGTGCGCCCTAACAACCACCGATTTTCCGGTTAGAAAAACATGCAAAGTAAAACAAACAAATAATCCTTCTTCCCTGTAGCCTATATTCTCATCGTCATTTTCCTAATtgcataaaataaagtaaatgccaGCAAATTAATGAAATAGAAATATGCTACTAAACTGGCATACCAATACAATTACTTAGCACTAGAAATTTTGAACAGAACCTACAATCCAAGCGAGgaaaataaacagtaactgcCAAAACCATCAAGCTTACCTATACAATAGTAAAATGGTATAGGATGTTTTGACAAGATTCGATCCCAACCATCACTGAATGAATTCCTAAAGGTGCCATCTTTATCCATAAGGTATGCAAAGCCACCCATTGCAGCAATCACCTGAAAGACAGATTTTCTTAGATACAAAGTAAAACTTCAAAGAAAAAGTGATAGAGAGATACGTGCAGAATTTAATATACTTCTTAATTTCAAGCTATGCAAAGGTGCTTAAGCAGAGCTAAATAAATCTGCTTTCTCCACTACAAAGAAATGCCAGTTAACTTCATTCACACCTCTTCATCTCAAAGTTAAGATTCCATGAATtagtctttctttttttcttcccccTTCAAGAAAAAAGGTTGAAATTTTCACCAATATTCTTTGTGACCATGAAAgtcctaaataaaaaatttgaGTAATTCTTTCCTTTTATCCTATATAAAGGAAAGAAGTCAAACATAATAGTGTTTTCTACAAACATAATGAAAGGAAATAAGCCCATTCCAAAATGCACTAGTTAATGATtctgaataaatgaacaaaaataaaaatttatatattttattccaTAAAACCATCTTTTTTTATGATTCCTTatctattattatatattttttatatattattatataatttagtgTATAATACaactataaaataaatataaaatatataaaactttCATCAGCAATTCTTCCATTTTCATTATTCCTGATAGGATGGGAAGTTGTAATGAGATAAGAAAGGTCTAACCCCACTGGACAAACCAAGGTCCAGCCTCCAAATGAACTGAAAGTAAAGGAGGAAAAAAGCAATAGTAATGTGAGTACTCACAGTTTGCACAGCCAGAAATACAATGACAACATCCCTCGTCACAAAAAGTCTGAATTTTACTTTTCGCCTTGAGCTGTCCTCAAACAATGCAACTCTAAGATGAAATTGGGCCTTGCACGTTGTGCAGTGAGAGAAAGCAAATCCTTCCTatcaaagaagaagaaagaaggcccCTATTATATCAATGGCAACGATAAATTAACatctgaaaaaataaaaatttattattcatATCAACTCAAAAACAATTGCATTTACCTTAACTGAGCGCCAATGATCAAGGCATGAACGATGAACAAACTGCTGGGTGCCTTTGCACATGCATGGAGATATTAATTCATCGCCTATAAaatcaaataccattagaaaagtGAAACAGAAAAATAATaagtaaaacaaaaataaaacttCAACACAATAAGAGCCACGAATATGAATTTAGGGCAATACAACAAAAATAGGTGAAACATGATGAAAAAACTTCAATGGGCAGACATTACTTCCCATCAACAACTAGAAATGAAGGATGTTTTTCTCAATTACTAGAGCTTTTATGTCATGTGAAGGCTGATCTCAAAGTTCAGTTTCATTTTGTAACCTCAATTTTAAATAGGGGAAAATTACAAGGCAAAAATTGGTGCACAGAAGTTGCTACCAATGAGGATGCTGAGGTTGCCAATGAAGACCCAGAAAATTGGCAGCCACTTTGCACTGCATCCAATTATCTACGAAGGGAAAACATTGGCGCCCATGTTATGATGGGGTTATATGCAGCTGGATGTTCTTGGATGGAATTAAATAAAATGGGAATCACACAGGAGAGGCAGCCAACCCTACCTTAAACCagatatttttcttttcttcattacCCCCTAATCATGTGGTATAAGGATTCATTTTCCTTAACCACTGGCCATGGATAATTCATGTTCTTCAAACAAGAAAAGTTAAATTAGTATAGAATGTAAGAAAGCCTACCTACACTCATCACAAGACTAAGCTAGGAAAACAATTACCTTACTCTATGTCCATACGTCCATAGTCAACCAACTACATAATAGCCACAATATTTAGGGGTTTGATCATTCTAGTTTTCATAGGTAAAGTGGACCATAATTATTACAGTTTGGCTCGGGTAAACCCCTAGACAAATGGATAAGCGAAACAAGATATTAAATTTTTCCCCAGTTGTCATGTCCAATTTTAGTAATCTACTGATCAATTCCGTTCAGTTGTTAGTCGCCTATTTAATTTAAACACTTCGCCAAGCCACCAATTGCAATACCAATAAAGTTAACAAGCACATACCAAAATTCatccaaagaaaataaaaattagaactTGTTAAAAAGTTTGTCACCTAGTTCGCAATCGCTCTCGAGACAAATGCGGCAACAAGGAATAGAACCATTCTCAGTATCTTCTTCATTGTTAATCTCACTCGAACTTCCCGGTGGCGGCGATGATGAATCAGCCTTGTTTTCCAGCAGAGGATCAGAGTCGCTCGGATTCCCTGCACCCACTGCCTCCAGCTGCACTTCCTCTATCATCTATAACCCTCTCTCTATATATGTGTGTGATCCCAACAAAACAAagattgatcacaattcacaaattgGCAGATATCAAACGACGATTGAAGCAAAACCAAAAGCTCAAGTCAAAACAaccgagaaagagagagaaagcgAAAATAGACAAACCCTAAAcacctataaaaaaaataaataaagtattgcaaattttcaattttgctatttgATTAAAAATTGGAAATCCATATTCACTTTCTAAGTTGCCAAACAAAGAGCTAAGAATCTAGAGAAAGAAACGATTTTGATCAATTCGTTTAATTTTAAGAAGAAAAATTcaattaaagtaaaataaaaaaaaaaaaaaaaaagaaggaaaggaAAGGCGCGATAATGATATTGGTATGGATATAATTTGCGGTACCGCTAACTACCAAGAAATTTTCTCACGCAGTGGAATGGGAAAAGTCGCCCAACTTTTCTGAGAAGTTCGCAACAATATTGTGGGCCCCAAGACGAGGAAAATGGAATTAAAAAAATATCAAGTAAACCCCTTAATAACAACAGAACtttggaggaaaaaaaaaaaaaaaaacaacacaaCTTTGTAATTAAAGTTAAACAAACTCAatttttataagaaaattaaaatattattttttcttattttttaataataaaataataatttattattaaataatttttgttcatcttatttttaatttctttttttaattattttaattaaaaataattaataattttaatatttaaaaattaaacattaatattttattattaaaaaatttttattaagtgaaaatttatttgaccttaattaaaaaattttagtaTAAAACTTAATTGTggacttagttttttttttttttccaataagAATATTCTTTAGTGGCTGGTGCACCATTTTCTAATTTGTGCCTTTTTGCGTGTAGCGCACCCTTTGTTAATAGTTTAATACTCTCAATTGTTCCTTAATTTTGAAGATGTTTTATTTCCATTCCTCGTCTGTATTACtataaatattttaaactttCAAAATATTATATCAAAATCTATCATTTCAGAATTTAATTCGCTCTTTAGCAAAATGCTTGCCACATCTCTCCTCACTCTCTTTCGTCTACACCTAGCAAACTCAAGCTCTCACCATCGCCATTCTCCTCCACACCCAACAGCCTCCCTCGTTCATCAGTCGTTCCTCGTCTCCACATACCAACACCATTACACCTCCTTTTTATTAGGTTGTTAGAAGTTTGagaagtaaattataattttcagGGACTAAAGaggatattttgtatttaatttcatttatgtaatttcaGGGGTGTGATGGCTCAAGCATAGTGATGTCTTCTCCTATCACACCCTATTGTGTTCCTAACGCTCTTTAGTCACTCCTTATAAGTTCTCCCAGCCTACAACTGTTGTATGGACAACTAATGTAATTGTATTTATTGTGATAAATGAATAACAAAAGTAGTTCGTTCTTGATATATTTGTATCTCGTTCTTTATTATGCTTGAGATGTTTGTTCATATTCGATGCTTATGATATTTTCTCCAACTAGCTTGCCAAGCCATGCCAATATActcattgtgttgaacaaatcaTCGAGAAATTCTCGTAGCTAACTTGTCTTAAAAGAGTTCAAGCTGAGTGCCACACGGTCCCAAAGGTGTTCTTACACTAGACTCAtgacagttggtatcagagcaaccACAGATCCGTGGATGGTGGAGAGCATGAAAGAATCCATTGTGCATGTATTACCACCCTAGAGAAAAGGGACAGAAGTGATTTCACTGGAGGCAATGAATGTTCCACTGATTGTCATGCCAAGCGCTTTAAAAAGGAGCAGGCAGGGTGATTGAAGTGATTTTACTTGCGGTAATGTATGTCCCACTAATTGTCATGCCAAACACTCTGAGAGGAGTAGGCAGGATGATTGAGTTCCTACCTCTGATTGTCATGCCAAACACTTTAAGAGGAGTAGGCAGGGTGACTAAGTTCCTCCCACTGATTGTCATGCCACACACTCTGAAAGGAGTAGGAACGGTGACTAAGTTATCCATTGGTTGAGAATGTAGGGGTGCTGCACATTCCTTTAGTTGCGTCTTTTGGAGAGAGGATAATGACCCCAAGTGGGTTGCTGCACACTCTATCAGTTACATCTTTTAAAGAGAGGGTAATGACCCCATGACAATTTTGAGGGATTGATAATAGAGCTTGAGTCAGTCTGCCTCACACTTTAAGCATTGAAAAAAGCGCATTGAGGTGTTGGAAAAGAAAGTTTAATGTTTTTTGCTGTAGTAGCCTAGCTATATAGGGTGACGGTGAGCCAATAGAGCTTGAGGCCACCCAAAATTCTATGCTTAAAGGAAATATCTTTTGGCCGTGGTGGCTAAGCTTTCTGAGGGTGAGGGTGAGCCAATAAAGCTTGAGGCCACCCAAAATTCCATGCTTAAAGGAAATATCTTTTGGCCGTGGTGGCTAAGCTTTCTGAGGGTGAGGGTGAGCCAATAAAGCTTGAGGCCTCCTAAAATCCCATGCTTACATGAAATATCTTATGGTTGTGGTAGCCACACTTTCTAAAGTTAAGGGTGAGCCAATAGAGCTTGGCGCTATCCAAGATCCCATTTCTTTTGCAGGAAAAACTAATTGGTGACCTTGAGAACATAATGCTAGAGTTTGAGGTAGTGGCCTATCATACAAAAGTTATTGTTAAAAACTTAAAATCTATTACCAATTCTCACAATTGTCTTGTAGGGATTATGGTTGATATTAATGATGATGTCAAGGAGAATATGAACACTATTCAAGGCAAACTTACTGGTAAAAGCTACTGGTAATTCTAATGTGAAGGCCTATGAAGTAGGTAAGGCCAAAATTTTGAAACTAAAGGCTTTGGTGGTACTCTTAATGCGAAAGAGGTAGAACAACTTCTTATTTGATATGAAATTGTATTCCAATGCTACTTAAAATGATTTTCATGAAGacaggttaaaaaaaaaaaggtattgcCAATGTATTTGGCTAAATCATGCCAAACTGAGGTGACGCGCTAAAGTGGAATAAATAATAGTAGAGCTAGATGCACCCCTTTTACCTTGAGTAGGTAGCTCATAACACATGATGTGAGTTAAATGAAATTCAACCAATAGATTCAATTTGGGAGTCTGTGAGGACCTTTATGACACTCATGCTAAGATAGCAAGGGTATGATAGAAATAGATAAGCTATTCAATTCTCTAATAGACTTGAACTTTAAACACATGTAAAGCCCTAAGTGGGCTATCGAAATCACTGAAATCTGGTCATGGGGTCCCATCAAACATGCCTTTGCCCCTGTCACCTCGATTTGAGGATCTGATAAAGAGGTATGTTAATTGATTATGTGGTGGTGGTACACTTTTGATCAGACAAGTTGCTTTGAGGGTACGGGAGCCCTGCCTCTCAATAAGAGGTTTGGGGTTTTAAATAGGTCGAGTGATAGTTTAGAATAGGATAGATGAAGAAGCTATGGTATGTGGACAATAGGAATAAGGGTGATTTATGAAGACTAGAAAGATATGACCACTTTGTACAAATTGCATTTCTCACGAAGTATCTTTTTAAGGATTATCTGAGTAAGGTATCCCCTTATCGCTCTCAAGTCCTCTCGAGGTGGAGGTTCCTCCAGTTATAGAGTTAGATATCTAATATCGACTCAACACCTGTAAAAGTTGCACAAGTGGATGGTCTCAATCACTAATAACCAAATCTGACGTCAAATCAGATCTTTTCCTTGACCATGCAGACATTCATGAACTAAGGATAGGAGTGGTCACTTGGTTGATTTAGTGTTAGTGTATGACCCGACTAGTCCGATTTGTACGACATTATCTCTTCTGACTCCTTGATGAGGGTACTCCAGCTTCAATTGGTCGAAAGTCGACTCAACTTACATGAGCTCGAGGCTTACCTGTTAGAATTACAACCATTTAAACGTGAGCTCATGAACATAATAATGGCTTTTTTTACTTATATCTATTTTAATGTAGAGGGATTTCCCTCTATTTGACCTTCAAGCCCTCCAGCAAATAGACCATGGGTCCTTAAATATCTTCTTAAATATTTCACCAAGAATCCATTGAGGTTTGGCTAACAGGCCGGCCTAGGGCTATTTGATTGTGGTcgattaatgatttttttttggaTACGTTCTCTAAGTCTAGAATCTGGTTTTGGGGTAAGTTAGCTAGGATATTAACTTATCATTGGATTTAAGTAATATGTCTGACCCCTTTTAGGCCTCACCCTTAATAAGGCCGACAGGTCGGTTGATGCCCAAAACCCGATAGCTTTATTTGGATGTATGTATATTCTTGTCAAGTATATTTTGAGAATCGTACACATTCTCTTTTTTAAATGTTTCGCACGTGTTACTTATTTTGAGGCCTATTCTGATCATAAtgtatcaatttttaaaaagcatctattaaatactaaatttaaaatattttataaaaaatgttattttaaattattttatttaatatatactaATTATTACATAATTAAGAAATCAAACAAAGACTTTATCTaccattaattaataaaaatgcaTTAACGTTTTAAAATTTGTGATGAGGAAagcataaattatgattaatttatgaaatttagcTAGAAAGAAAACCCTCTCATTATCATGTCCATTTAATCTCTGTAAAAATTTACGCTTCCCACAGAGCAAGAGAACAAAACTGAaacccaataaaagaaaaatcgagAGAAGAAAATATTCTCAATGTTTTGGGCAAAGTAGGCCGTGTCAAGGAGGTTGGCAAGTTGGCTGATGGGATTGTTGATAGGGAGAAAGGAACAAACCAGGAAGTTGATGTGTGCACCATGAGATGGGCAATGGGTATGACAGAATGGATAATGTCAACATAGGCTTCGCTATCGGTGCCTGTGCCAGCTCATCCAAAATACAAAGGCTctcattttatttctttcttattCAGCATTATCAATGAGAAGATCAGATTAATGAggcattaatttaattaatggcTTATAAAGAAAAATCAGGTTATTTTCTCTATCATGTGTTTTGAGGGAGGAGATGATGAGAGTAAAAGAAAGGCATAGAGATATTATCAAAAGAAACTGTGATTTCTATTCCTTTCTAATACTAATAAAAACCAATATTACATTTTTTTGAAaagatttcttcataaaaataaatatattttatttatcaattattatcaaaaattaatatagttattttcaaataaaaaaatctagcaaataatatattattttttactgCCATTACAAAtaagtaaaatatataatttatttatttatttatattattagatttttttttaatgtaatggATAAGGCAAAGGGCCTCAATCCTCAAGTTCATATTCTATTGCCACTTAAATTGAATCCAATCTTGTTGGCGGCAGAGTGCAAGACCAACAGCCAAAAGTAtccatctttttcttttcctcatttcttttaatttcttatagCAATCATCGGTGAGTGTTCTGTTCATGATTACTCTCAttcacctcttttcctttatgttttcttttttttattttttttttattatttttaataatttttaaatttatatttttttaaaatgaaatttgaatatatatacttatatttatttttattgatacaTCTTAATTTATTTGATTCTTTTGTATTaaagatttattttattttgtctcAATTTTTATAGAATTGCTCCTCTAATTAAAAATTTGTTCTGTTAATGTACCATTAAGAAatgaatatatatttatatttaaatatatccttattgataaattttaagttttcattttgTTTTAGAAATTTATTAGTTTTTTATAAAGATCTatcatcattatatatatatatatatataattattaaatgtgATGTTTTGTTATCTAAATAAGTGTAATAATAGAAGGTATATATTATCTCTCAAATAAGAGAATAAAGTTTAAATATAAGGTATATATTATCTCTCAAATAAGAGAATAAAGTTTAATGATTATCAAATCAGGCTCATAAAAAAACTTTTGAGACGAATAATGGTatatctgtcacgacccaacctatgggccggaccagacTAGAGCACAATGCCTGCTAGGCCAGCGTAGCCTAACtgctcatttacccaattctaaggcccatttgggcccaatttcaagaaaacaagcggacagatccgccataaaatggactttccaacgggagttttgactcacccactgtaaacacaatatatagtcatttgggagctcaccaccctccacatactcatcaatataaaaataaatgggagctcagctccctcatccaatccatcaaacatgcatagcatattaagtttacaggtcccaaaataataatttagtttacagacccaaatcaaataaacatttctaacacatgcggaaattctaagatttaacaagtttatacaagcggtaataattgactgcgaggagaaagcgagttaacctcaaaaatatcctcctgtggctgtaaaaatttttgagcagAGTGGCGTTCGACtgaaagtaaaatatcaattttaaccataatccctataactatctaaaactaatgcactgtagagtgaaatgcaatatcaacaacattttcacatcataacatcaaaaggtaatttggagcactcacacactcgtagtatcaatcataacatatgggagttgatcctatactgctctcttaaatccaacacagtgccAGAAAttactcatttcggacttccacttaataaccaaatcgaggtcccaaatAATTACTCAGCCGTGActaccgtcctatccatagtccacaccacatcacacgcacgccaacgcatacgctgctgctccaaattaccacaacaacatccatggcacatcaacagctatgaatgcaacataaatcgtgcctagagtttaactacataaatatatgcatataagtgatgcatgggcatgcttgaacatataataatatcgaaattacaattaaaattaatattctactcacgcacttgacgatggtcaccgaggtggcggaggaagaaggtatcggctcacgacaattttattacaatcatttaataaatttgactcaatacaaacaaagaaaagaccaatacgccctaagtcgtagaaaatccggcagagtctccctatacctaggacctacccaacccgcaaaatggctcaaaacacacttctatattcacaatccatatatccacagttcaatcatatcacacccctcccgcccatcaaatcgatcatccatcacaatacgcaaatttcaatttagtccttattattgatcatttttgcaaactgcccaaacaagctctaaaaattataaaactttgcccgcggtccttaacaatattactaagctattgcaaaaagaatcgtaattttctaagctaccacgaatattttatggatttttaatcctatttaagcactagaaaattacgaaaaagcaaggttcgggtttacctttgccgattccgacttcggggatgcactcgggacgtctgataatggggtagccaaaacttcggtccgattcggagacttttccgtgcgGATGCATGCGCCGAAATTCACGCATcggccaatcgccgaatttccgcgaattgaggatacctacacgaagcccataacacgagggttagtacataaatttttcagaattttctaagctcatttaatgctcagaaaaatactgcgaagttccgtgggacccaccgaaaaacggtgtcagaaaaattcgaaatttatgtcgttgcgaagctctcgacgagtggagcgtgctggtagcctcggttttctcgtgggattcacggttttcgagaaatctagcccaaaagtcgaaatgagctaaaaacttcccgagcaaaaattggacaaaccgctcgatggatttcggcgttattggtgtctatggaaagctctcgccgagtagatgattttagacataaGACCGGTCAATTGGTGGCGGATCGGCGATTTTGGCGGAGAAGACACAAGACCGGTCAGGTTGGCCGGTCCGATcggtccggtttgattcggcGGTTCGATTAAATacgtaattttgaatttttactgcgCCTCGGGaccaaacgaggtccaaaaattcgaaAAAATTCCAAAACTCGAGAAAAATACGTAGTCTccaaatttttttttagttttgccacgtggtctttaaataaatttttaaaattcatcaaagtttatattttcggaaaatcgaacccgatttttaaaatccgaaaaatctcaaaaaaattcctaaaatttaaataaaattaaaataccaaaatgctcataaaaattaaaattttggggtgttacattcttccccccttacaggaaattcgtcctcgaattttacacaaggcagaataaatcacatgattatacattgaacagataggggtacttgctacgcatgtcccgttctgactcccaggtgcactcttccactgactggctcctccacaaaaccttaatcatagggatctgtttggatcttagtgccttacttggtagtccactatggctctgagttgctcctcaaatgtcaagttctctttagctctatcacatccattgcgatgcatgagaaggatcgggaatgtatttctgagcatggagatgtgaaacacggatgagcgtgagaaaggttgggtggtagctccaaccggtaggcaactgctccaactctatcagtaacctcaaaaggtccaatataccgaggtgccaacttgcc encodes:
- the LOC110650139 gene encoding uncharacterized protein LOC110650139, with product MIEEVQLEAVGAGNPSDSDPLLENKADSSSPPPGSSSEINNEEDTENGSIPCCRICLESDCELGDELISPCMCKGTQQFVHRSCLDHWRSVKEGFAFSHCTTCKAQFHLRVALFEDSSRRKVKFRLFVTRDVVIVFLAVQTVIAAMGGFAYLMDKDGTFRNSFSDGWDRILSKHPIPFYYCIGVLAFFVLLGFFGLILHCSSLNSNDPQMAGCQNCCYGWGILDCFPASMEACFALVLVFVIIFAILGIAYGFLAATMAIQKIWQRHYHILAKRELTKEYIVEDLHGCYTPPKLDSEHEERLKVLKLL